The Pseudonocardia sp. HH130630-07 DNA window GGCGAGGTCGCGGTGACGCTGCGATGACCGCGCCGGTGTGCGGTGCCGGGCCGGCGGTGCGGGCCGCGGTGTCCGGTCAGCCGCCGTGGTGCGGCGGGCGGTTCTCGGTGAACCAGCGATCCGGATCGCGGTCGTCACGCTCGTCCGAGGAGCCGCCGTCGGCGCGCTCGTCGGACGTGGTGGCGGGGTCGTCGCCGAAGATCTCCTCGATCCGGCGGCGGAGCCGGTCCGCGGGTTCGGTCATGGGTCCATCGTGCCCTGACGGGCGGCAGCCGGTCCGGCGGGCCACCGGCCGGGCGCGGCCCGGGGCGGTGCCGGCCCCCGGGGCGGTGTCGATCCCGTCTCGGTGCCGCACGCCGGGCGCGCACACCGGCACGGAACACCCATCCGGTGCCACCATGGTGGTAGCCGTACGCAACACGCCCACGGTCGTCGTTGGCATCGAGAGCAGGAGGGGGACCGTTCATGGGGTTCCTGGACAAGGCCCGGGAGGCCGCCGAGAGCGCCTTGGAGAAGGCCGCTCCGCACCTGGAGAAGGCGAAGGAGAAGGCCGGGCCGCAGCTGGAGAAGGCCAAGGAGAAGGCCGGGCCGCTGGTCGGGAAGGCCGCGGAGAAGGTCGACCAGGCCACCGGTGGCAAGTACACCGAGCAGATCGACGGAGTGAAGGGCAAGGTCGAGGGCGCGCTCGGGCACACCGGCGAGACGGCCCCGGGTGCGGGGACCCACACCGGTCCCGTTCCGCCGGTCCCGCCGGCACCGCCCGGGGGCGACGCGCTCCGGCCGGACGGCAACCCGGCGACCCCGCAGCCGCCGGTGACCCCGCCCGTCACGCCGCCGTCCGCTCCGGACGCGGACCGGGACGGCAAGGGGCCGGGCAGCGTGCCGCCGGTGCCGCCGGCGAGCTGATCCCACGGGTCCCGGGGCGCGGGTGGAGTTCGGCTCCGTCCGCGCCCCGGGGACCGTCAGGCCGGCGGACCCGCGAGTTCCGAGATCACGTGCGGGACGAGCGGGCTGAGGGTCGCCATGCCGTCGCGGACCGCCGCGCGCGAGGCGGCCAGGTTCACCACCAGGGTGCTGCCGGAGACACCGACGACGCCGCGGGACACGCCCGCGTCGACGGCTCCCGCGGCGAGGCCGGAGGCGCGGACCGCCTCGGCGATCCCCGGTACCGGCCGGTCCAGCACGCCGGTGGTGGCGTCCGGTGTCACGTCGCGCGGGGAGACCCCGGTCCCGCCGACGGTGATCACCAGGTCCACGCCACCGATCACGGCGGTGTTCAGTGCACTGCGGATCGCCACGACGTCGCCGGGGGCGTTGACCACGCCGTCGACGACGAAGTTCGCCTCCTCGAGCAGCTCGGTGACCAGCGGACCGGTCCCGTCGGACGACTCCCCGGCACTGACCCGGTCGTCGACGATCACCACGAGGGCACGGCCGATCTGCGGACCCGGCATCTCCATGCCCGCCACCCTATCCCCGGCCGGCCCGGGGCGGAGGGGAGGCCGCGCCGACGCAGCGAGGGGGATCCTGCGCCGGCACGACTCTCCGGATGCATCCGGCGGGGCACCACCGGGTGCCTGCTCAGCCCACCACGGAGATACTTCACCCGTCAACAAAATCCGGGGGTCAGCACTCCGTGGGCGGAATCCCGTCCGGGGTCACTGCTCCCCCAGGGTCACCTGCACCGACCGGTCCCGCAGCTGCAGGTCGACCACGCTTCCCGGGGGCTGGGAGTGGACGGCCGCCTGCAGGTCCGCCCCGGTCTCGATCCGCCGGTCCCCCACCCGCTGCACCAGGTCGTCCGGGCGCAGCCCGGCCTGCTCGGCGGCGCCGCCGGGGGTGACCGTACGGACGACCGCACCCCCGAACTGCGGGTCGTCGGTGACCTCGACGCCGAGCACCGCGTGGGTGGCCGGGCGACCGGTCCGCAGCTGGTCGGCGATCCTGCGCGCCTGGTTCACCGGGATGGAGAACCCGACACCGATCGAGCCGCCGCCCGGCCCGGCCGTCGCGATCGCGGAGTTGATCCCGACCACCCGGCCCTCCGCATCGACCAGCGGTCCGCCCGAGTTGCCCGGGTTGATCGCGGCGTCGGTCTGGATCGCGTCGAACACCGTGTCCGGCCCGCCGGCCTCGCCGCCGATGCTCACCGCGCGGTCGAGGGCGGAGACGATGCCGGTGGTCACCGAGCCGCCCAGGCCGAGCGGCGAGCCGATCGCCGTGACCTGCTGTCCGACCCGGACGCCGTCGGAGTTGGCGAACTCCACCGGGACGAGCCCGGTCAGCTGCACCTGGACGAGCGCCACGTCCGACTTGGGGTCCTGGCCCACGATCGAGCCGGTGGCGACGCGACCGTCCTGGAACACCGCACGGACGGTGCCGCCGGACGCCGCCGGCCCGACCACGTGGTTGTTGGTGAGGACCAGACCGTCCTCGCTGATCACCATCCCGGTGCCCTCGCCGAGGCCACCGCTGTTCCCGGCGCCACCGGTGACCCGGAGCTGCACCACGCTCGGCAGCACGCGCTGCGCGACCGCCTCGACCGGGGTGACGGGCAGGTCGGAGTCGACGTCGGGGATCGGCGAGTCCAGCACGCCCCCGCCGGAGACCGACGACCGCGCGATGTCGGTGCCGATCGCCCCGCCGATGGCGCCGGCGACCAGCGCGAGCACCAGCCCGCCGACGATCATCGCGAGCGTGGTCCGGGACCGGCGCGGCGGCGGTGGGCCGGTCGGCGACGGTGCCCCCGTCGCCTCCCGCGGCGGGGCGCCGTACGCCCACGGCGGGGGCGCCGGCCGGTCCCGGCCGGGATCACCGGCCACCGGCCCCATCGCGGACGTGCCCGGAGCCGGCGGGGAACCCGCCGCGTCCGGGACGGGACCGGCCGCCGTGGCGGGGTCCTGCTCCGCCTGCGGTGCCGCGGTCGACGACATCGGCCCGGCCTGCTCCTCGGACGTGCCTCCCGGCCTGGCCCACGGGCTGGACGGGACGAACCACCGGTCGGTCGGCGGGTCCTGGGCGTCGCCGCCCGCGGTAGACCCGGCGCCCCCGGTGGGCCCGGCGCCTGCTGTGGTCCCGGAGCCGGGGGCAGTTCCGCTCCCGGCTGCGGACCCGGTGCCGGGCGAGGTTCCAGTCGTGCCGATGCCGGTCGTCTCGGTGCCCGTCGTTCCGGTGTCGGTCGTTCCGGTGCCCGTCGCTCCGGTGCCGGCCGCTCCGGCCGCACCCGCGCCCGTTCCCTGGGCGGCCGCCGTGTGCTCGGCTCCCGCGGCGTCCGCCCCGGACCCGGAACCGTCGGCGGCGCCGCGCTCCGGGTCGACCGGGCGGTCGCCCTCCCTCGCGCCGGTGCTGCCTGCGGCGGGCGCCGGATCGCCGGGTCCGGTGCCTCCACCCTCCGCCGCGCCCGGGCCGTGCGGGTCCCGCCCGGGCGTCTCGTCGGGCGGGTTCTCCTGGGCCATGCGTCCACCGTCCGTCACGTCGCTGCTCGGCCCGTCGTCCGGAGCCGCCCCCAGGTTATGGGCTGGCGTCGTCGGGCACCCCTCGGCCCGGCAGCGCGAGCGACAGCAGTGCACCGCCCTCCGGGGCACGGCCCGCCCGGACCTCCCCGCCGTGCCGGGCCGCGGCCTGGGCCACGATCGACAGGCCGAGGCCGGAACCGGGCATGGTCCGCGAGGTGTCGGCCCGGTAGAAGCGGTCGAACACGTGCGGCAGATCGCCGACGGCGATGCCGTCCCCGGTGTCGGCGACCTCGATGACCAGCCACTCCGGCGAGATCGGGATCATCGACAGCCGGACCGTCCCGCCGGGCGGGCTCCACTTGACCGCGTTGTCCAGCAGGTTGAGCACCGCACGTTCGAGGGCGCTCGCGTCGCCGTCGAGGATCCACCGGGTGAGGTGGATGTCGAACTCGACCTCCCCGGCCCGGCGCCGGACCCTGGCCAGCGCGCGCTCCACGATCTCGCCGAGCTCGAGTGCCTCGGTCGTCATCGTGGGGTCGTCGTCCCTGGCGAGTTCGACGAGATCCCCCACCAGGTGCGACAGCTCCTCGACCTGGGCGCGGACGTCGTCGAGCAGCTCGGCCCGGTCCTCGGCCGGCAGGGTCGGGGCGTCGACCCGGTCGGCCGCGGCGAGCAGTTCGAGGTTGGTGCGCAACGAGGTCAGCGGGGTCCGCAGCTCGTGTCCCGCGTCGGCGACCAACCTGCGTTGCTGTTCGTGGGAGGCGGCGAGCGCGCCGAGCATCGCGTTGAAGCTGATCGTCAGCCGGGCCAGCTCGTCCGAGCCGGACACCGGGATCGGTCGCAGGTCACCGGTGGTCGCCACCCGTTCCGTGGCGGCGGTGAGCCGCTGCACCGGCCGCAGGCCGGTCCGGGCGACCGCCACCCCGGCCAGCCCGGCGAGGATCACGCCGCCGAGCCCCACCAGCGGCAGCGCGGTGCCCAGCCGGGAGACGACCCGGGTGATCGAGTCGAGCTGCTGGGCGATCACGAGTGCGCGGCCCTCGCCCGCCGGCACGGCGACGACCCGGTAGGCCTCGCCGGCCAGCGAGGTTGTGCGACCACCCTGCGCCTGTCCCGTCCGGGCGACCGTCAGCTCCGGCTCCCCGACCGGCGGGGTCGACGACGGATCCGCCGAGGTGTACACGCCCGAGGAGTAGATGAGCGCGATGTGCAGGTCCGCCGCACCCAGCACGGCGGGCGGCAGCGCGGCGAGGAGCTGCGGGTTGATCAGATCGCTCTCCGCCGCCGACTGGGCGCGCAGCAGCAGGGTCTCGTCCAGGGAGCTCGTGAGGTTCTGCCGCACCACGAGGAACGCGGCCGCCGAGACGAGCAGCACCATCGTCGCGGCCACCAGGGCGGCCAGTACCCCGATCCGGGCGCGCAGGGTGAACCGTTCCCGGTCGTGCTCCCGGCCCCCCGGTACCCGCCGCCACCAGCGCTCCGCGTGCTCGTCGCGGTCCGCGGCGGTCCGGTCGCCGGGGCCGTCGAGGCGCTGGGGCCCGGTCACGGCGGCGACTCCCGCAGCACGTACCCGACCCCGCGCACGGTGTGGATCAGTCGCGGCTCACCGTCGGCCTCGGTCTTGCGGCGCAGGTACCCGACGTACACCTCCAGCGCGTTGCCGCTGGTCGGGAAGTCGTATCCCCACACCTGCTCCAGGATCTGGGCGCGGGTGAGCACCCGGCGCGGGTGCGCCAGCAGGAGCTCGAGCAGCGAGAACTCGGTCCGGGTGAGGCTGATCGACCGGTCGGCCCGGGAGACCTCACGGGTCTCCGGGTCCAGGGACAGGTCCGCGAAGGTGAGGGCGGCGCTCGGGCGGTCGGCACCGTCGGCGTCCGGCTCGACGACCCGGCGCCGCAGCAGGGCGCGCAGCCGGGCGAGCAGTTCCTCCAGGGCGAAGGGCTTCGGCAGGTAGTCGTCGGCCCCGGCGTCCAGCCCGGCGACCCGGTCGGAGACCGCGTCCCGCGCCGTCAGCACCAGGATCGGCAGCTCGTCCCCCGCGCTGCGCAGCCGCCGGCACACCTCGAGGCCGTCCAGGCGCGGCATCATCACGTCGAGGACGAGCGCGTCGGGCCGGTCGGTGAGCATCTTGTCCAGCGCCGCCTGCCCGTCCTCGGCCAGCTCGACCTGGTAGCCGTTGAAGGCCAGCGACCGGCGCAGCGAGTCTCGGACCGCCTTGTCGTCGTCGACGACCAGAATGCGCATGGGCCCAGTCTCGCCCAGCGGGCTGAGAGACGTCTGAGCGGGAGCTGATCGTCGGCCCTGGTCCCGGCGGTGCGGTGCCGGACTCTGCTTCACTGGCGTCGTGACCGATGCGGGCGAGGCCGCCTTCTCGAACCGGACCGGCCGCCCGCCCGGGCGGCTCATCACGCTCGCCTCCCGCGTCGTCCCGGCGATCCGCCGGGTGCAGGAGCAGATCGAGCCCTACGCCGCGTACTGGGAGGACCGCAACCGGGTCGAGCTCGCCCGGTCCGGGCCGCTCTGCGCGGTGCTGGGCGACTCGATGGCCCAGGGGGTCGGCGCGGCGAGCCCCGAGGGGGGTTGGGCCGGCCGGTTGCGGGACCGGCTGCCGGAGCACCGGCTGGTGAACCTGTCCCAGTACGGCGCCCGGGTCGCCGACGTGCTCGACCAGCAGCTCCCGTCCGCGCTGCGGCTGCAGCCGGACCTGCTGGTGTGCCTGATCGGCTCGAACGACCTCATGCAGCCCCGCCACCAGGACGGCGTGACCGACCGGTTCGCGGCCCTGCTCGACCGGCTGCCACCCGGCACCGTGATCGGCAACCAGCCCGGGACGTTCGCCGCCGCGTTGCAGGTCAACGGCCTGATCGACGAGGCCGTCCGGGACCGCGGGCTGGTGCTGGCCGAGCTGCGCGACCCGCGGACCCGGCACTGGCGGGGCAAGCTCGCCTCCGACCGGTTCCACCCGAACGACCGTGGCTACGCCGCGATCGCGGAGGTGTTCGGCGAGGCCCTGCACCGAGCCGGGCGGGGGTGACCCGGCGGCCGGTCGATCCGGTCAGCCGACCCGCGCGGGTTCCCGGCGGGCGTCGACCGCGGCGCTGCGGCCCGCGACGAGCGCGACACCCAGCCCGAGCACGGCCAGCCCGGCCGCGACCACGTTCGGCGACGCGAGCCCGTGGCCGGCGGCGATCGCCGCACCGCCCAGCGCCGCCCCGATCGCGTTCGCCACGTTGAACGCCGCCTGGTTGGCACCGGAGGCGAGGTGCGGCGCGTCCCCGGCGGCGTTGATGACCCGCAGCTGGACCGGCGGGACGATCGCGAACGTCGTCACGGCCAGGGTGAACAGCGCCACGACCGCCGTCGCCTGGTTCTGCAGTGCCGGGACGAACAGCAGCGACACGACCGCGGTCGCGGCCAGCCCGCCGTAGATCGTCGGCATCGTGGCGATGTCGGCCAGCCGCGCGCCGACGACGTTGCCCACCGTCATGCCGATGCCGAACACCGCCAGCAGCAGGGTGACCTCGGTCGGGGTGAATCCGGCGATCCCGGTGAGCATCGGGGTGATGTAGCTGTAGGTCGCGAACAGCGCCGCGCCGCCGACCGTCCCGACCAGCAGCGTCATCCACACCGGGCGGCGCACGAGCGCCCGGAACTCGTTCGCGAGCCGGGCCGGGGCGGCGCTGCGGACGTCCGGGACGCACACCGCGACCGCCAGCGCGGCCACCGCCGCGATCAGCCCGACGACGGCGAACACCCAGCGCCAGCCGACCTGCTGGCCGATCAGCGTCCCCACCGGCACACCGGCCACGTTGGCCAGGGTCAGCCCGGAGACCATCACCGCGATCGCGCGGGCCCGGCGGGTCCTGGCGACCAGCCCGCCGGCGACGACGGCGCCGATCCCGAAGAACGCGCCGTGCGGCAGCCCGGCGAGGAACCGGGTGACGAGCACCGGCAGGTAGCCGGGCACGAGCGCCGAGGCGAGGTTGAACGCGGCGTAGCCGCCCATCAGCGCGATCAGCACGGCCTTGCGCGGGAACCGGTTGGCGGCGGCGATGAGCAGCGGCGCCCCGACGACGACACCGAGCGCGTAGGCGGAGATCAACCGCCCGGCACCCGGGATATCGACGCCGAGCCCGCCGGCGACGTCGGGCAGCAGACCCATGATCACGAACTCGCCGGTGCCGATGGCGAAGGCGCCGACGGCGAGCGCGGCGAGCGCGAGTGACGGACGAGTGGTGACGGCAGACATCAGCGGAGGACTTCCCGGACGGAGACGAGGAGGGAGCCGGCGCGGGCCCCCGGAGGACGCGCGCACCACTGCGCGAATATCGACGTTAGACGAGGAAAGTCCGTGATCGCCAGCCGTCGACGGTGTCCCGTGCGTCACGACCGGACGCCTGGTTGGGTGGGCCGATGGCGATCCGGAAGCTGCCCCGCAAGATCTACGAGCCCGAGCTGCTGCGCCTGCAGGGCGAGCTGCTGAAGATGCAGGAGTGGGTCCGGGCGTCCGGGGCGCGGGTCGTCGTCGTCTTCGAGGGCCGGGACGCGGCCGGCAAGGGCGGCGCCATCCAGCGGGTGAGCCAGTACCTCAACCCCCGGTTCTGCCGGACCGTGGCGCTCCCGGCGCCGACCGAGCGCCAGCGCGGGCAGTGGTACTTCCAGCGTTACGTCGAGCACCTGCCGGCCGCCGGGGAGATCGTGCTGCTGGACCGGTCCTGGTACAACCGCGCCGGCGTCGAGCGGGTGATGGGGTTCTGCACCGAGGCCGAGTACCGGCGGTTCCTGCGCCAGGCGCCGGTGTTCGAGCAGCTGCTCGTCGAAGACGGCGTCCACCTGCTCAAGTACTGGTTCTCGGTCAGCGCCGACGAGCAGGCGAAGCGCTTCGCCGAACGGCTGGAGAACCCGCTGAAGCAGTGGAAGCTGTCCCCGATGGACCTGGAGTCGATGACCCGCTGGGACGACTACTCCCGGGCCCGCGACGACATGCTCGTCCACACCGACACCGAGCACGCGCCGTGGTGGATCGTCGAGGCCGAGCAGAAGCGCAACGCCCGGATCAACATGATCCACCACCTGCTGTCGTCGGTCCCGTGGGAGCCGGTGTCCCGCCAGGTGTTGACGCTGCCGGAACGGGCGCCGTCGAGCGGCTACGAGCGCCCGTCCCGGGAGGTGCAGCGGGACGTGCCGGACCACGCGGCCGCCCTGCTGGGGTGACCGCCCCGGCTCACACCTTCTCGGTGGTCCGGTTGCGGCGCAGGACCAGCAGCCGGGCCAGCGGCGCGGCGACGACGGCCAGCACGACCAGCCCCCACACCGTGACCGAGATCGGCGAGCCGAACACCATGTCCCCCACGCTGCCGCGGCTGAGCGAGAGTCCCTGACGCAGGTAGGTCTCCAGGAACGGCCCTAGGGCGTGTCTCCCAAATGGGCGGAGCGGGGTGCGCGATGCTTGATCGGTGCCGCGTACCGCTGTCCTGACTGATGCCCAGTGGGCCCGTCTGGCGCCGCTGTTGCCCTCCTCCGAGGGTCGTCGCGGGCGCCCGTTCCGCGATGACCGCCGGGTGATCGAGGGGATCATCTACCGGTATCGGTGCGGGCTTCCCTGGCGCGACGTCCCAGCCGAGTTCGGGCCGTGGCAGACGTTGTGGAAGCGGCACCGCCGCTACAGCGGCGACGGCACCTGGGACCACATCCTGGCTGCTCTTCTGGTCGAGGCCGACGCCGCCGAGGTGCTCGGGTGGGCGGTCAGCGTGGACTCCACGATCATCCGTGCCCACCAGCACGCCGCGACCCTCAAGCGCGACACAGGGGGCCGGATCGAACTACACGAATCTGCTCGCCGAACCAGCAGATCACGCGCTGGGACGGTCCCGCGGAGGGCTGTCGACGAAGATCCACCAGCTCGTTGACGGGCACGGCCGCCCGCTGGTGGTCCTCCTCGGCCCCGGCCAGGGCGGCGACTCGCCAATGTTTCCGCACCTGATGGCGCGCCTGAGCATCGCCCGACCGGGCCCGGGACGACCCCGGACCCGGCCTGAACGCGTGCGCGCGGACAAGGCCTACTCCTCACGCGCGATCCGCCGGCACCTGCGCGAGCGCCGGATCATCGCTGTCATTCCGGAGCCCTCTGACCAGCAGGGACACCGCAAACGACGCGGCTCACGCGGCGGCCGACCGCCCGCATTCGATCCGGTCGACTACCGAAACCGCAACGTCGTCGAGCGCGGGTTCTGCCACGTCAAGCAGTGGCGCGGGCTGGCCACCCGTTACGACAAGCTCGCCCTGACCTTCCGCGGCGGCGCCGTCCTGAAGGCGATCGTCACCTGGCTCCGCGCATTGGGAGACACACCCTAGGGCGACGCCGAGGATCAGCGGCGCCATCTGGAAGTCGTAGAGCCGCAGCACGTAGCCGATCAGACCGAAGACCACCAGCAGGTAGACGTCGAGCATGCTGTTGTTGACGCTGTAGGCACCGACGACGGAGATCGCGACGATGCCGGTCACCAGCAGGTGCTGCGGCATGCTGAGCAGCCGGACCCACACCCCGATCATCGGGATGTTCAGCACCACCAGCATGAGGTTGCCCAGGAAGATCGAGGCGATGACGCC harbors:
- a CDS encoding antitoxin, with protein sequence MGFLDKAREAAESALEKAAPHLEKAKEKAGPQLEKAKEKAGPLVGKAAEKVDQATGGKYTEQIDGVKGKVEGALGHTGETAPGAGTHTGPVPPVPPAPPGGDALRPDGNPATPQPPVTPPVTPPSAPDADRDGKGPGSVPPVPPAS
- a CDS encoding MogA/MoaB family molybdenum cofactor biosynthesis protein; its protein translation is MPGPQIGRALVVIVDDRVSAGESSDGTGPLVTELLEEANFVVDGVVNAPGDVVAIRSALNTAVIGGVDLVITVGGTGVSPRDVTPDATTGVLDRPVPGIAEAVRASGLAAGAVDAGVSRGVVGVSGSTLVVNLAASRAAVRDGMATLSPLVPHVISELAGPPA
- a CDS encoding trypsin-like peptidase domain-containing protein; the protein is MAQENPPDETPGRDPHGPGAAEGGGTGPGDPAPAAGSTGAREGDRPVDPERGAADGSGSGADAAGAEHTAAAQGTGAGAAGAAGTGATGTGTTDTGTTGTETTGIGTTGTSPGTGSAAGSGTAPGSGTTAGAGPTGGAGSTAGGDAQDPPTDRWFVPSSPWARPGGTSEEQAGPMSSTAAPQAEQDPATAAGPVPDAAGSPPAPGTSAMGPVAGDPGRDRPAPPPWAYGAPPREATGAPSPTGPPPPRRSRTTLAMIVGGLVLALVAGAIGGAIGTDIARSSVSGGGVLDSPIPDVDSDLPVTPVEAVAQRVLPSVVQLRVTGGAGNSGGLGEGTGMVISEDGLVLTNNHVVGPAASGGTVRAVFQDGRVATGSIVGQDPKSDVALVQVQLTGLVPVEFANSDGVRVGQQVTAIGSPLGLGGSVTTGIVSALDRAVSIGGEAGGPDTVFDAIQTDAAINPGNSGGPLVDAEGRVVGINSAIATAGPGGGSIGVGFSIPVNQARRIADQLRTGRPATHAVLGVEVTDDPQFGGAVVRTVTPGGAAEQAGLRPDDLVQRVGDRRIETGADLQAAVHSQPPGSVVDLQLRDRSVQVTLGEQ
- a CDS encoding sensor histidine kinase; translation: MTGPQRLDGPGDRTAADRDEHAERWWRRVPGGREHDRERFTLRARIGVLAALVAATMVLLVSAAAFLVVRQNLTSSLDETLLLRAQSAAESDLINPQLLAALPPAVLGAADLHIALIYSSGVYTSADPSSTPPVGEPELTVARTGQAQGGRTTSLAGEAYRVVAVPAGEGRALVIAQQLDSITRVVSRLGTALPLVGLGGVILAGLAGVAVARTGLRPVQRLTAATERVATTGDLRPIPVSGSDELARLTISFNAMLGALAASHEQQRRLVADAGHELRTPLTSLRTNLELLAAADRVDAPTLPAEDRAELLDDVRAQVEELSHLVGDLVELARDDDPTMTTEALELGEIVERALARVRRRAGEVEFDIHLTRWILDGDASALERAVLNLLDNAVKWSPPGGTVRLSMIPISPEWLVIEVADTGDGIAVGDLPHVFDRFYRADTSRTMPGSGLGLSIVAQAAARHGGEVRAGRAPEGGALLSLALPGRGVPDDASP
- a CDS encoding response regulator transcription factor, with translation MRILVVDDDKAVRDSLRRSLAFNGYQVELAEDGQAALDKMLTDRPDALVLDVMMPRLDGLEVCRRLRSAGDELPILVLTARDAVSDRVAGLDAGADDYLPKPFALEELLARLRALLRRRVVEPDADGADRPSAALTFADLSLDPETREVSRADRSISLTRTEFSLLELLLAHPRRVLTRAQILEQVWGYDFPTSGNALEVYVGYLRRKTEADGEPRLIHTVRGVGYVLRESPP
- a CDS encoding SGNH/GDSL hydrolase family protein encodes the protein MTDAGEAAFSNRTGRPPGRLITLASRVVPAIRRVQEQIEPYAAYWEDRNRVELARSGPLCAVLGDSMAQGVGAASPEGGWAGRLRDRLPEHRLVNLSQYGARVADVLDQQLPSALRLQPDLLVCLIGSNDLMQPRHQDGVTDRFAALLDRLPPGTVIGNQPGTFAAALQVNGLIDEAVRDRGLVLAELRDPRTRHWRGKLASDRFHPNDRGYAAIAEVFGEALHRAGRG
- a CDS encoding MFS transporter; the encoded protein is MSAVTTRPSLALAALAVGAFAIGTGEFVIMGLLPDVAGGLGVDIPGAGRLISAYALGVVVGAPLLIAAANRFPRKAVLIALMGGYAAFNLASALVPGYLPVLVTRFLAGLPHGAFFGIGAVVAGGLVARTRRARAIAVMVSGLTLANVAGVPVGTLIGQQVGWRWVFAVVGLIAAVAALAVAVCVPDVRSAAPARLANEFRALVRRPVWMTLLVGTVGGAALFATYSYITPMLTGIAGFTPTEVTLLLAVFGIGMTVGNVVGARLADIATMPTIYGGLAATAVVSLLFVPALQNQATAVVALFTLAVTTFAIVPPVQLRVINAAGDAPHLASGANQAAFNVANAIGAALGGAAIAAGHGLASPNVVAAGLAVLGLGVALVAGRSAAVDARREPARVG
- the ppk2 gene encoding polyphosphate kinase 2 gives rise to the protein MAIRKLPRKIYEPELLRLQGELLKMQEWVRASGARVVVVFEGRDAAGKGGAIQRVSQYLNPRFCRTVALPAPTERQRGQWYFQRYVEHLPAAGEIVLLDRSWYNRAGVERVMGFCTEAEYRRFLRQAPVFEQLLVEDGVHLLKYWFSVSADEQAKRFAERLENPLKQWKLSPMDLESMTRWDDYSRARDDMLVHTDTEHAPWWIVEAEQKRNARINMIHHLLSSVPWEPVSRQVLTLPERAPSSGYERPSREVQRDVPDHAAALLG